In a single window of the Arachis hypogaea cultivar Tifrunner chromosome 6, arahy.Tifrunner.gnm2.J5K5, whole genome shotgun sequence genome:
- the LOC112755780 gene encoding NADP-dependent glyceraldehyde-3-phosphate dehydrogenase encodes MAGSGTFSEIIDGDVYKYYVDGQWKKSSSGKSVPIINPTTRNTHYKVQACTQEEVNNVIDSAKKAQKLWAKTPLWKRAELLHKAAAILKENKAPIAECLVKEIAKPAKDSVTEVVRSGDLISYCAEEGVRILGEGKFLVSDSFPGNDRTKYCLTSKIPLGVILAIPPFNYPVNLAISKIAPALIAGNSIVLKPPTQGAVAALHMVHCFHLAGFPKGLIGCVTGKGSEIGDFLTMHPGVNCISFTGGDTGISISRKAGMIPLQMELGGKDACIVLEDADLDLAAANIVKGGFSYSGQRCTAVKVVLVMEKVASSLVKKVNEKVAKLTVGPPEDDCDITPVVTESSANFIEGLVLDAKEKKATFCQEYKRKGNLIWPLLLDNVRPDMRIAWEEPFGPVLPVIRINSVEEGIHHCNASDFGLQGCVFTSDINKAIMISDAMETGTVQINSAPARGPDHFPFQGIKDSGIGSQGITNSIHMMTKVKTTVINLPAPSYTMG; translated from the exons ATGGCTGGAAGTGGAACATTTTCAGAGATCATAGATGGTGATGTATACAAATACTATGTTGATGGACAGTGGAAGAAGTCCTCATCAGGAAAATCTGTTCCCATCATCAACCCCACCACCAGAAACACCCACTACAAGGTTCAAG CTTGTACCCAGGAAGAGGTTAACAATGTAATAGACTCAGCAAAAAAAGCTCAGAAATTGTGGGCAAAGACACCACTGTGGAAGAGAGCAGAGTTGCTTCACAAGGCTGCAGCAATATTGAAGGAGAACAAGGCACCTATTGCTGAGTGCCTTGTTAAGGAGATTGCAAAACCAGCCAAAGATTCTGTCACTGAA GTTGTGAGATCAGGGGATTTGATATCATATTGTGCTGAGGAAGGAGTCAGAATTCTTGGAGAAGGAAAGTTTCTGGTCTCTGATAGTTTTCCAGGCAATGATAGAACCAAATACTGTCTCACTTCCAAG ATTCCACTTGGAGTTATTCTGGCTATTCCGCCTTTTAATTATCCTGTTAATCTGGCTATTTCTAAGATTGCTCCAGCTCTTATTGCTGGAAACTCCATTGTTCTCAAACCCCCTACTCAG GGTGCTGTTGCTGCACTTCACATGGTGCATTGCTTCCATTTGGCTGGTTTCCCCAAGGGCCTTATTGGCTGTGTCACAGGAAAGGGTTCTGAGATTGGTGACTTTCTTACCATGCATCCAGGTGTGAACTGCATAAG TTTCACAGGTGGAGACACTGGGATATCAATATCAAGAAAAGCTGGCATGATTCCTCTGCAAATGGAGCTGGGTGGAAAAGATGCTTGCATTGTTCTTGAAGATGCTGACTTGGATTTGGCCGCCGCTAACATCGTAAAAGGAGGCTTCTCCTATAG TGGCCAAAGGTGCACAGCAGTGAAGGTTGTTTTGGTCATGGAAAAGGTGGCGAGCTCTCTCGTTAAGAAAGTCAACGAAAAAGTTGCAAAGCTAACTGTTGGTCCGCCGGAGGATGACTGCGACATCACGCCGGTTGTGACAGAGTCCTCTGCTAACTTCATTGAAGGGTTGGTACTGGATGCTAAAGAGAAAAAGGCAACATTCTGCCAGGAATACAAGAGGAAAGGGAATCTCATATGGCCATTACTGCTGGATAATGTTCGTCCGGATATGAGGATTGCGTGGGAGGAGCCGTTCGGACCAGTTTTGCCAGTTATCAGAATAAATTCTGTTGAAGAAGGAATCCACCATTGTAATGCTAGCGATTTTGGTCTTCAG GGATGTGTCTTCACAAGTGACATAAACAAAGCAATAATGATAAGTGATGCAATGGAGACAGGAACAGTTCAAATTAATTCAGCTCCAGCTCGCGGACCAGATCACTTTCCATTTCAG GGTATAAAGGATAGTGGAATTGGTTCTCAAGGAATCACCAACAGCATTCATATGATGACAAAGGTTAAGACTACAGTAATCAACTTACCAGCCCCATCTTACACCATGGGATGA
- the LOC112755778 gene encoding ankyrin repeat-containing protein BDA1, producing the protein MANKADKLEEAAMSGDLNKLYETIKEDAHILEKVDAIPFVETPLHIAAAAGHVHFAIQIMRLKPSLALKLNREGLSPVHVALHNNHHNLVRRLVQINGNLVRVKEGREGLTPLHLVCQFDDDDEENFTTLLEFLDTCPDSIGDVNVRNETALHVALRCENITAFQVLLGWLIRNVKKGAEYLERSVMNQIDEDGNTILHISTLMGNTQAVKLLVRCPYMSLNYKNSLNQTALDLAGSSEIKKILFEAGTKPGASIESLNYKEKASQLASLDPRSNFITRLKWNMSGERRDAYLVVMVLVITAIYQTALSPPGGLYQADADSSSSATTTTSLSLNSTVVAFLKPRKRGESVMPAFEFILIQILNSLTLLWTILQSFILVPGGYMALQLLVSLTLFVASYIISILSISPTFAMKVFALICFLAPPIVCALVIVLNVILFKANYELKFHRKLRDCSTLLRIFEFDSI; encoded by the exons atggcaaACAAAGCAGATAAGTTGGAAGAAGCTGCTATGTCCGGAGACCTGAACAAGCTGTACGAAACAATTAAGGAAGATGCACACATTTTGGAGAAGGTGGATGCAATCCCATTTGTGGAGACTCCTCTGCATATTGCTGCAGCTGCTGGTCATGTTCACTTTGCAATCCAGATTATGAGATTGAAACCCTCTCTTGCTTTGAAGCTCAATAGAGAAGGATTAAGCCCCGTCCACGTGGCTTTACACAACAATCATCACAATCTGGTGCGTCGCCTCGTACAAATTAATGGTAACCTGGTCAGAGTGAAGGAAGGAAGGGAAGGCCTCACCCCTCTTCATCTTGTGTGCCAATTTGATGATGACGATGAAGAAAACTTTACAACTTTACTGGAATTCCTCGACACTTGTCCGGATTCTATTGGAGATGTGAATGTGAGAAATGAGACTGCCTTGCACGTTGCTTTGAGATGTGAAAACATCACAGCCTTTCAAGTGCTTCTTGGCTGGCTCATCAGAAACGTCAAAAAAGGTGCTGAATATTTAGAACGCTCCGTGATGAACCAGATTGATGAGGATGGCAACACCATTTTGCACATTTCAACACTCATGGGGAATACACAG GCAGTTAAATTATTGGTAAGGTGTCCCTATATGAGTTTGAATTACAAGAATTCGTTGAATCAAACAGCACTAGACTTGGCTGGTTCTTCAGAgattaagaaaatattatttgagGCCGGAACAAAACCTGGCGCATCAATTGAATCTCTCAACTACAAAGAAAAAGCGTCACAGCTGGCTTCACTAGATCCAAGGTCGAATTTCATAACTCGCCTGAAATGGAATATGTCCGGGGAACGGCGCGACGCATACCTGGTAGTTATGGTTCTTGTTATAACGGCCATCTATCAAACGGCTCTGAGCCCGCCAGGTGGGCTCTATCAGGCAGACGCAGACTCCTCCTCCtccgccaccaccaccacttcATTATCCCTGAATTCAACCGTTGTTGCTTTTCTCAAACCCCGAAAAAGAGGGGAATCCGTCATGCCTGCCTTTGAATTCATTCTTATACAAATCCTGAACTCTCTCACACTTTTGTGGACAATATTACAGAGTTTTATTCTGGTGCCAGGAGGGTACATGGCCTTACAACTCTTGGTCTCTCTCACTTTATTTGTCGCTAGTTATATCATCTCTATCCTTTCTATATCCCCCACCTTCGCCATGAAAGTTTTCGCTCTGATTTGCTTTCTTGCACCCCCAATTGTCTGCGCGCTGGTTATTGTCTTAAACGTCATCCTTTTCAAGGCAAATTATGAACTCAAGTTTCACCGGAAGCTTCGAGACTGTTCGACTTTACTTCGTATATTCGAGTTTGATTCTATCTAA